The Mercurialis annua linkage group LG8, ddMerAnnu1.2, whole genome shotgun sequence genome window below encodes:
- the LOC126661389 gene encoding ATPase GET3B-like, with product MAATPTSSTIFSPSTSSFSLNNHFSPRNSISPPLGSVSFAPKTHTQTSLTTTFIAFSVKQKPRRSSLQVRSVAAQVEDVAGFDEMISGTQRKYYMLGGKGGVGKTSCAASLAVKFANNGHPTLVVSTDPAHSLSDSFAQNLTGGTLVAVDGPDCPLYALEINPEKAREEFRSASQKNGGTGVKDFMDGMGLGMIVDQLGELKLGELLDTPPPGLDEAIAISKVIQFLESEEYNMFTRIVFDTAPTGHTLRLLSLPDFLDASIGKLLKLKQKISSATSAIKSVFGQEDSRQDAADKLEKLRERMIKVRELFRDTESTEFVIVTIPTVMAVNESSRLRASLTKESVPVKKLIVNQILPPSTSDCKFCAMKRKDQTRALDMIRSDTELSGLTLIEAPLVDVEIRGVPALQFLGDIIWK from the exons ATGGCAGCTACACCTACCTCTTCCACTATCTTCTCCCCTTCTACTTCTTCCTTCTCGCTCAACAATCATTTCTCTCCAAGAAACTCCATCTCACCGCCACTGGGTTCGGTTTCTTTTGCACCAAAAACCCATACTCAAACCTCCCTCACCACAACCTTTATAGCCTTCTCCGTCAAACAAAAGCCTCGCCGGAGTTCACTTCAAG TGAGATCAGTGGCTGCTCAAGTAGAAGATGTTGCTGGATTTGATGAGATGATTTCTGGTACACAACGAAAGTATTACATGCTTGGTGGAAAGGGGGGAGTAGGAAAGACAAGTTGTGCTGCTTCACTTGCTGTGAAATTCGCAAATAATGGGCATCCCACTTTAGTGGTGTCAACCGATCCAGCACATTCTTTAAGTGATTCTTTTGCTCAA AACTTAACCGGAGGGACATTAGTAGCAGTTGATGGACCTGATTGCCCACTTTATGCACTTGAG ATTAACCCTGAAAAGGCCAGGGAAGAATTTCGTAGTGCTAGTCAGAAAAATGGAGGCACTGGAGTAAAAGATTTTATGGACGGGATGGGCCTTGGAATGATTGTTGATCAG TTAGGAGAGTTGAAATTGGGGGAGCTTCTGGATACGCCGCCTCCTGGTTTGGATGAAGCAATAGCAATTTCAAAA GTGATACAATTTTTAGAATCAGAGGAATATAACATGTTTACTCGAATAGTTTTTGATACTGCGCCAACG GGACATACATTGCGGCTTTTGTCTCTGCCAGACTTCCTGGATGCATCCATAGGCAAGCTATTGAAG cttaaacaaaaaatatcttCCGCCACATCTGCAATCAAATCTGTTTTTGGGCAAGAAGATAGCCGACAGGATGCA GCTGACAAATTGGAAAAGCTCAGGGAAAGGATGATAAAAGTGCGGGAGCTTTTTCGTGATACAGAATCCACTGAGTTTGTCATTGTAACAATTCCCACG GTAATGGCAGTTAATGAGTCATCTCGGCTGCGCGCCTCCCTAACGAAGGAGAGTGTTCCTGTTAAAAAGCTTATTGTCAATCAAATTCTTCCTCCATCTACGTCGGACTGCAAGTTCTGTGCAATGAAAAGAAAg GATCAAACGCGTGCTCTCGATATGATACGAAGTGACACAGAACTCTCCGGTTTGACATTGATAGAAGCTCCCTTAGTTGATGTAGAGATCAGAGGTGTTCCGGCGCTACAATTTTTGGGGGATATTATATGGAAATGA
- the LOC126660811 gene encoding uncharacterized protein LOC126660811, whose amino-acid sequence MAAARNLHLMRRILSSLTHNDQLFTSSLNKEQGRQLLPSTSSIFTRSDFFRRRFQTETNPASRPNEDPENHETGCLKPISETENSQSETNSKENSGVVYSTTSNLKTSPRHDLAMLFTCNVCETRSVKTISRESYEKGVVVARCGGCNNLHLIADRLGWFGEPGSIEDFLAARGEEVKKGSADTLNLTAEDLAGSKILKEHSTSNG is encoded by the exons ATGGCGGCAGCTAGAAACCTCCACCTCATGAGACGGATTCTGTCTTCTCTTACACATAATGACCAACTCTTCACCTCTTCTTTAAATAAAG AACAAGGACGGCAACTTCTTCCTTCTACAAGTTCCATCTTCACTAGGAGTGATTTTTTCCGAAGAAGATTTCAGACAGAAACCAATCCAGCCAGCCGACCAAATGAGGACCCTGAAAATCATGAAACTGGTTGTTTGAAGCCCATTTCCGAGACAGAAAATTCTCAATCCGAAACAAACAGCAAAGAAAATTCTGGTGTAGTGTATTCAACTACATCCAACTTAAAAACGTCACCAAGGCATGACCTTGCAATGTTATTTACATGTAATGTCTGCGAGACAAGGTCTGTCAAGACAATTAGCCGCGAGTCATATGAGAAAGGTGTGGTGGTGGCCCGCTGTGGTGGCTGTAATAACCTACACCTAATTGCAGATCGACTTGGATGGTTTGGAGAGCCAGGAAGCATTGAGGACTTCCTCGCTGCTCGTGGGGAGGAAGTAAAAAAAGGTTCTGCAGATACACTTAATTTAACGGCGGAAGATTTAGCGGGAAGCAAGATCTTGAAAGAGCATTCAACTTCTAATGGTTAA
- the LOC126661970 gene encoding F-box protein CPR1-like: MVSEFSKYLSVNPNLNISQENRSRTIATSSSSHWSHKKNNVKINIIRHSLQHIHFFTRQISPALQMFVQIIPFRNRQPEIHQFPSESPLSNQSESQARSRRLAPRGLKPLVKTPDNFIPVNPDGVFGSCNGVVAMYNKEGITLLNPSTNRFKSFPLWIVDILYNGFGYDPISDDYKVVMVTKLFSEEFLRVMIYSVKNNSLRRIQDLHSPEPNWYRYNYEYSGILVGSFLHWVASPRYDECCSDGSVFYNFILAFDLRDETFREVPLPLPLPRDTRDGDSKELNMVSELGGCLSLSYCFRGYVEIWIMKEYGIEDSWTKLLSCHENLNYSSGLKPLCYSKEDDKVLMDYDKGKELILYDLTNQTSDIINISESSKFNKKTYGVCKSGVVCATTLTFPNVNGGSSNICKKLPRKKNNKKV, from the exons ATGGTCTCTGAATTCTCAAAGTATCTTTCTGTTAACCCTAATCTTAACATTTCTCAAGAAAACAGATCAAGAACTATCGCCACTAGTTCTTCAAGCCATTGGtctcataaaaaaaacaatgtcAAAATCAATATCATTCGACATTCTCTTCAgcatattcatttttttacccGTCAAATCTCTCCTGCGCTTCAGATGTTTGTCCAAATCATTCCATTCCGTAATCGACAGCCCGAAATTCATCAATTTCCATCTGAATCTCCCCTCTCAAACCAATCAGAATCGCAAGCTCGTTCTCGGCGATTGGCACCTCGAGG GCTCAAGCCTTTAGTAAAAACTCCTGACAATTTCATCCCTGTAAATCCTGACGGCGTGTTCGGATCTTGTAATGGTGTCGTTGCCATGTATAACAAAGAAGGAATCACTCTGTTGAATCCGTCGACTAACAGGTTCAAATCTTTTCCTCTCTGGATCGTCGATATCCTGTATAATGGATTCGGGTACGATCCAATTTCTGATGACTATAAGGTGGTTatggtcactaaactattttctGAAGAATTTTTAAGAGTTATGATATATAGTGTGAAAAACAATTCATTGAGAAGGATTCAGGATCTTCACAGTCCTGAACCTAATTGGTACCGCTACAATTACGAGTATTCCGGTATTCTTGTCGGTTCCTTCTTGCATTGGGTAGCAAGCCCTCGTTATGACGAATGTTGTAGTGACGGATctgtattttataatttcattcTTGCATTTGATCTTCGCGATGAAACGTTTCGCGAGGTACCATTGCCCTTGCCGCTTCCACGGGATACAAGAGACGGAGACAGTAAAGAGTTGAATATGGTATCAGAACTCGGAGGATGCCTTAGTCTGAGCTATTGTTTTCGGGGTTATGTGGAAATTTGGATTATGAAGGAATATGGAATAGAAGATTCTTGGACTAAATTGCTTTCTTGTCATGAAAATCTTAATTATAGTTCTGGATTGAAACCCTTATGCTACTCAAAAGAAGATGATAAAGTTTTGATGGACTATGATAAAGGGAAAGAGCTCATTTTGTATGATCTAACGAATCAAACTTCCGACATAATCAATATTTCTGAATCctccaaatttaataaaaagacGTACGGTGTGTGTAAGTCTGGAGTCGTGTGCGCAACGACCTTAACGTTTCCTAATGTTAATGGTGGATCTAGCAATATTTGCAAGAAATTGCCAAGGAAGAAGAACAACAAGAAAGTTTGA